A window of the Sphaerobacter thermophilus DSM 20745 genome harbors these coding sequences:
- a CDS encoding MBL fold metallo-hydrolase, with protein sequence MSAAIHRFSVGSITCTLISDGGAAFPAASVFAGAPEEERERELAERGIPADVPSNMNCLLIETGGQRILVDTGMGPFAPTTGKLQESLRAAGYEPRDIDTVIITHAHPDHIGGNVDAEGRPAFPAARYVMWEDEWRFWTDETVLNRLAAGSIYGLGQLEAVMADFARRHLQPIAGQLDLINRPGEIAPGVEAIPAPGHTLHHMALAISSGNERVLLPMDVALNPLHLERPSWGAALDQDRALAEATRRRFFAEAAADDALLFVYHFPFPGLGRVTPHGEGWRWEPATA encoded by the coding sequence ATGTCCGCGGCCATCCACCGCTTTTCGGTCGGATCGATTACCTGCACCCTAATCAGCGACGGCGGCGCGGCCTTCCCGGCGGCGTCGGTCTTCGCCGGGGCGCCGGAGGAGGAGCGGGAGCGCGAGCTTGCAGAGCGCGGTATCCCCGCGGATGTCCCGTCGAACATGAACTGCCTGCTGATTGAGACCGGCGGGCAGCGCATCCTGGTGGACACCGGCATGGGCCCCTTCGCGCCGACGACCGGGAAGCTGCAGGAGAGCCTGCGTGCCGCGGGGTACGAGCCGCGCGACATCGACACCGTGATCATCACCCACGCCCACCCCGACCACATCGGCGGCAACGTCGACGCCGAGGGCCGGCCTGCCTTCCCGGCGGCACGGTATGTCATGTGGGAGGATGAGTGGCGCTTCTGGACCGATGAGACGGTCCTCAACCGCCTCGCGGCCGGGTCGATCTACGGCCTCGGTCAGCTCGAAGCGGTGATGGCCGACTTCGCGCGGCGACACCTCCAGCCGATCGCGGGCCAGCTCGACCTCATCAACCGGCCGGGAGAAATTGCCCCCGGCGTCGAGGCGATCCCGGCACCGGGGCATACTCTCCACCACATGGCCCTGGCGATCTCCTCCGGCAACGAGCGCGTGCTGCTGCCGATGGATGTCGCGCTCAACCCGCTCCACCTGGAGCGCCCGTCGTGGGGGGCCGCCCTCGACCAGGACCGGGCGCTGGCAGAGGCGACACGGCGACGCTTCTTCGCGGAGGCAGCCGCTGACGACGCGCTGCTGTTCGTCTACCACTTCCCCTTCCCCGGCCTCGGCCGTGTCACGCCGCACGGTGAGGGCTGGCGCTGGGAGCCGGCGACGGCGTAG
- a CDS encoding hydantoinase/oxoprolinase family protein, translating into MRKRYAISVDVGGTFTDFVLFDQEAGTPAAFHKVLTDAERPARAVVTGWREILEMVGATSADVDHAVHSTTIVTNAIVERRGARTALITTRGFRDVLEIGIEQLYDIYDLFAPYPQPLVPRELRCEVDERITRDGEVLRPLDEEAARALVDELAAAGVESIAVALIHAYRNPVHERRLAEIIAETHPEITVSLSSRVAPLIGEYERTSTVAADAYVKPLLRRYLTDLMEQLRALGYERDLSMMLSSGGITTVEAAMEFPIRLLESGPAAGAFAAGFYGRLAGHEHVLSLDMGGTTAKACLIENGAPTVAGMLEADRMHRFKPGSGLPIMAPTVDLIEIGAGGGSIAHVNNLGLMQVGPQSAESNPGPACYALGGEEPTVTDANVLLGYLDPNYFLGGRMALEPERARTAVVERLAKPLGLDPIDAAWGIHAIVNENMAQAARTHLIERNRDPRSVAVVAFGGAGPAHAAEVARILGIRQVIVPMGAGVGSAIGALTAPMALPFVRSHMTLLDDCDWALVHALYDEMREEARRAFAATGNVEAARYRLAADMRFAGQYHELRVDLPEDALGPAGARAIEAAFREGYAATYGRAPSGLGIEVLNWHLIAELPRPAFTLAAEACHERDPRTALKGGRPVYFPRPEAGYRPCPVYDRYRLEPGAAFDGPGIIEEREATIVVPPEWRVTIDGYRNVILERTEGEGAR; encoded by the coding sequence GTGAGGAAGCGATACGCCATCAGCGTGGACGTTGGGGGGACGTTCACGGACTTCGTGCTGTTCGATCAGGAGGCGGGCACGCCTGCCGCGTTTCATAAGGTGCTGACCGATGCGGAGCGTCCGGCCCGTGCGGTCGTGACCGGCTGGCGGGAGATCCTGGAGATGGTCGGGGCGACCTCGGCCGATGTCGACCACGCGGTGCATAGCACGACCATCGTGACCAACGCCATCGTCGAGCGCCGTGGCGCCAGGACCGCGCTCATCACCACCCGCGGCTTCCGCGACGTGCTGGAGATCGGCATCGAGCAGCTCTACGACATCTACGACCTCTTCGCACCCTACCCGCAGCCGCTCGTGCCGCGCGAGCTGCGCTGTGAGGTCGATGAACGGATCACCCGCGACGGCGAGGTGCTGCGCCCGCTGGACGAGGAGGCGGCCCGCGCGCTGGTGGACGAGTTGGCGGCCGCGGGGGTGGAGTCGATCGCGGTGGCGCTGATCCACGCCTACCGTAACCCCGTGCACGAGCGGAGACTGGCGGAGATCATCGCTGAGACCCACCCGGAGATCACCGTCTCGCTTTCGTCGCGCGTTGCCCCGCTGATCGGGGAATATGAGCGGACCTCCACTGTGGCGGCGGATGCCTACGTCAAGCCGTTGCTGCGACGCTACCTGACCGACCTGATGGAGCAGCTCCGGGCGCTGGGGTACGAGCGGGATCTCTCGATGATGCTCTCCTCCGGCGGGATCACGACGGTCGAGGCGGCGATGGAGTTCCCGATCCGGTTGCTGGAGTCGGGTCCGGCTGCGGGCGCCTTCGCGGCCGGGTTCTACGGCCGGCTGGCCGGGCACGAGCATGTCCTCTCGCTCGACATGGGCGGGACCACCGCCAAGGCGTGCCTGATCGAAAACGGCGCGCCGACCGTGGCCGGGATGCTGGAGGCGGACCGCATGCACCGCTTCAAGCCCGGCAGCGGGCTGCCGATCATGGCGCCGACGGTCGACCTGATCGAAATCGGCGCCGGAGGCGGGAGCATCGCCCACGTCAACAACCTCGGGCTCATGCAGGTGGGACCCCAGAGCGCCGAGTCGAACCCGGGTCCGGCCTGCTACGCGCTCGGCGGTGAAGAGCCGACGGTGACCGACGCCAACGTGCTGCTCGGCTACCTCGACCCCAACTACTTCCTGGGCGGCCGGATGGCGCTCGAGCCGGAGCGGGCGCGCACCGCCGTGGTCGAACGATTGGCGAAGCCGCTGGGGCTCGACCCGATCGACGCGGCCTGGGGCATCCACGCCATCGTCAATGAGAACATGGCTCAGGCAGCGCGGACGCACCTGATCGAGCGCAACCGCGACCCGCGGAGCGTTGCGGTGGTGGCCTTCGGCGGCGCGGGCCCGGCCCACGCGGCGGAGGTGGCCCGCATCCTGGGCATCCGGCAGGTGATCGTGCCGATGGGCGCCGGGGTCGGCTCGGCGATCGGCGCGTTGACCGCCCCGATGGCCCTCCCCTTTGTCCGCTCGCACATGACGCTGCTCGACGACTGCGACTGGGCGCTGGTGCACGCGCTCTACGACGAGATGCGGGAGGAGGCACGGCGCGCGTTCGCCGCGACGGGGAACGTCGAGGCCGCGCGCTACCGCCTGGCGGCGGACATGCGCTTCGCCGGGCAGTACCACGAGCTGCGGGTGGACCTGCCGGAGGACGCGCTCGGCCCGGCAGGCGCCCGCGCGATCGAAGCGGCCTTCCGGGAGGGCTATGCCGCCACCTACGGGCGGGCGCCGAGCGGGCTGGGCATCGAGGTGCTCAACTGGCACCTGATCGCCGAGCTGCCGCGCCCCGCTTTCACGCTGGCGGCCGAGGCGTGCCACGAGCGTGACCCGCGCACGGCCCTGAAGGGCGGGCGCCCGGTCTACTTCCCGAGGCCGGAAGCCGGGTACCGCCCCTGCCCTGTGTACGACCGCTACCGGCTGGAGCCGGGCGCGGCCTTCGACGGGCCGGGCATCATCGAGGAGCGCGAGGCGACCATCGTGGTGCCGCCCGAGTGGCGCGTCACCATCGACGGCTATCGGAACGTGATCCTGGAGCGCACGGAAGGCGAGGGGGCGCGATGA
- a CDS encoding hydantoinase B/oxoprolinase family protein, with amino-acid sequence MTRARTFDPVSLEIMWSRLIGIADDMWTTVLRTAVSTIIGAAQDFGCEILDAEGHSVAHSNRSMPVFNIVMPTVTRAVIERYPVETMRPGDVFVTNDPWLCAGHLDDIATITPVFHGGRVVAFAVTVAHTSSIGGALARRTVRDIYEEGLRIPLLKLYDAGELNETAWAFIRENVRTADMVLTDIEATLTANDLGARRIVAFLEEYGLPDLVDVARAIQEHSERAMREAIRALPDGDYEHEVWADGLDEPVHLRCRVTVRGDEITVDYAGSDPERPRGGINCTLTYTKAHTVYPLKCLLSPTVPANEGTFRPFTITAPEGSILNCRVPASVGSRVRTGWHIHSLLFGALERALPDRVQAGNGLMNSVHVYGQEPNGRFYNAHFFIAGGRGASRGRDGIGRNCFPSSARNVPVEVFEARTPVLIHTRELREDSAGRGQWRGAFGHRLEMGVLPGYPAPVSFFIDPDRLRFPPRGLSGGEDGPLTEVLVNGRRLTPEEIGAGQITLSGPDERLVLHIPGGGGYGPPDQRDPALIEADIRSGLVTPTGAAVGS; translated from the coding sequence ATGACGCGGGCACGGACGTTCGACCCGGTCAGCCTGGAGATCATGTGGAGCCGGCTGATCGGCATTGCGGACGACATGTGGACCACGGTCCTGCGGACTGCCGTCTCCACCATCATCGGCGCCGCCCAGGACTTCGGCTGCGAGATCCTCGACGCCGAGGGCCACTCGGTGGCGCACTCCAACCGGAGCATGCCGGTGTTCAACATCGTCATGCCGACGGTGACACGTGCGGTGATCGAGCGCTACCCGGTCGAGACCATGCGGCCAGGGGACGTGTTCGTCACCAACGACCCGTGGCTCTGCGCCGGGCACCTGGATGACATCGCCACCATCACCCCGGTCTTCCACGGGGGGCGCGTCGTCGCCTTCGCCGTAACCGTCGCCCACACCTCCAGCATCGGCGGCGCGCTGGCGCGGCGCACCGTGCGCGACATTTACGAGGAGGGCCTGCGCATCCCCCTGTTGAAGCTCTATGACGCAGGCGAACTCAACGAGACGGCCTGGGCATTCATCCGCGAGAACGTCCGCACGGCCGATATGGTGCTCACCGACATCGAGGCGACCCTCACCGCGAACGACCTCGGTGCCCGCCGCATCGTCGCTTTCCTGGAGGAGTACGGCCTGCCCGACCTGGTGGACGTCGCTCGGGCGATCCAGGAGCACTCGGAGCGGGCCATGCGGGAGGCGATCCGGGCGCTCCCCGACGGCGACTATGAGCATGAAGTGTGGGCCGACGGGCTGGACGAGCCGGTGCACCTGCGCTGCCGGGTCACGGTGCGCGGCGACGAGATCACGGTCGACTACGCCGGGAGCGACCCCGAGCGCCCGCGCGGCGGGATCAACTGCACACTGACCTATACCAAGGCGCACACGGTCTACCCCCTGAAGTGCCTGCTCTCGCCGACCGTTCCGGCCAACGAGGGTACCTTCCGGCCGTTCACCATCACAGCGCCGGAGGGCTCGATCCTCAACTGCCGGGTGCCGGCCTCGGTCGGCTCGCGTGTGCGCACCGGCTGGCACATCCACTCGCTCCTCTTCGGGGCGCTGGAGCGTGCGCTGCCCGACCGGGTGCAGGCCGGCAACGGCCTGATGAACTCGGTCCATGTCTACGGCCAGGAGCCGAATGGCCGCTTCTACAACGCGCACTTCTTCATCGCCGGGGGGCGCGGCGCCAGCCGCGGGCGGGACGGTATCGGACGGAACTGCTTCCCGAGCAGCGCCCGCAACGTCCCGGTCGAGGTTTTCGAAGCCCGCACCCCGGTGCTGATCCACACCCGAGAACTGCGGGAGGACTCGGCCGGCCGGGGGCAGTGGCGGGGTGCCTTCGGCCACCGGCTTGAGATGGGTGTGCTCCCCGGCTACCCAGCCCCGGTCTCCTTCTTCATCGACCCGGATCGACTGCGCTTCCCGCCGCGTGGCCTGAGCGGCGGCGAGGACGGCCCGCTGACTGAGGTTCTGGTCAACGGCCGGCGCCTGACGCCCGAGGAGATCGGTGCGGGGCAGATCACCCTGTCCGGCCCGGACGAGCGCCTGGTGCTCCACATCCCCGGTGGCGGCGGCTATGGCCCACCCGACCAGCGTGACCCTGCCCTGATCGAGGCGGACATCCGCTCCGGGCTGGTGACGCCGACTGGTGCCGCGGTCGGCTCCTAG
- a CDS encoding aromatic ring-opening dioxygenase subunit LigB, with amino-acid sequence MAGLVFACVVPHGFPIIPDLSDDAEGALATRAAMEEVGRRCAAARPDVLVVATPHGTRVDNTICLASVARGAGTLRWEGRQVEMNVPVDGPMTDLIAERAAARGIPIARASFAGNRRDQSVIPLDWGTITPLWFLGHGRNLVGHGDVLAPEPEEDAGPPVVIAAPSRLLPRETMVEFGTAVAEAAAQSGRRVAFVASCDWAHTHKESGPYGYHPAAAKVDAAVVAALRDNDPGRLITLPEDEVQHAAIDGLWQTLMLAGAMAHTPMRGELLSYEAPSYYSMIVATFEPVG; translated from the coding sequence ATGGCCGGGTTGGTCTTCGCCTGCGTGGTGCCGCATGGGTTCCCGATCATCCCCGATCTGAGCGACGACGCCGAAGGCGCGCTCGCGACCCGGGCGGCGATGGAGGAGGTTGGACGCCGCTGCGCCGCAGCCCGCCCCGACGTGCTGGTCGTCGCGACGCCGCACGGGACCCGCGTCGACAACACGATCTGCCTGGCGTCCGTCGCCCGCGGCGCCGGGACTCTCCGCTGGGAGGGCCGCCAGGTCGAGATGAACGTCCCGGTCGACGGCCCGATGACCGACCTGATCGCCGAGCGGGCGGCCGCGCGCGGCATCCCCATCGCGCGGGCCAGCTTCGCGGGCAACCGGCGCGACCAGAGCGTGATCCCGCTCGACTGGGGCACGATCACCCCGCTCTGGTTCCTGGGCCATGGGCGCAACCTGGTCGGGCACGGCGACGTGCTGGCGCCGGAGCCGGAGGAGGACGCCGGCCCGCCGGTGGTCATCGCCGCGCCGTCGCGCCTGCTGCCGCGCGAGACGATGGTCGAGTTCGGCACGGCCGTCGCCGAGGCCGCGGCGCAGAGCGGGCGTCGGGTGGCGTTCGTCGCATCCTGTGACTGGGCACACACGCACAAGGAGAGCGGCCCCTACGGCTACCACCCGGCGGCGGCCAAGGTCGATGCCGCGGTCGTGGCCGCGCTCCGGGACAACGACCCGGGCCGGCTGATCACGCTGCCCGAGGACGAGGTGCAGCACGCCGCCATCGACGGGCTGTGGCAGACGCTCATGCTCGCCGGTGCCATGGCCCACACGCCGATGCGGGGCGAGCTCCTGAGCTACGAGGCGCCCTCCTACTACAGCATGATCGTCGCGACGTTCGAGCCGGTGGGGTGA